The window TACATCAACATTGGACAAACTTGCAAATTCACTCTCAAAGTGGACCCATATTAGTGGTTAATGATAAACTGTTAGAACAAGTGCTAGATAGTGACATgtagcttccttttttttttttttctggagaaagaaaaaaaaaatagtgacatGTATCTAACTTTTCAACCGACATGCAGAAACCATTTAAAGGCAGTAAtgttctgagaaaaaaaaaaaaactttcctgaAACGGCAGTTAAACTTTTGGTCCGTTCAATTCTGGCTAGGGacatttttctatttgtttttctaCTGTTTAGTATTGAAATGCAATtaacttaaaatataaaatattcacGTAGTCGTCCACTGAAAtccatttaaattaaaaatgtttgctgtttaggacaaatgttgattaaaatgtgattaatcaagatTAAATAATGACAATGCCTCCTAAgtaattagatttttatttttttatttattattatttttaaatcgagcccacacaaaaaattatgttttaattataattattaaaacgGACAATTAATCGGTTATCGGTATTTTATTGCTAAATATATCGGAATTGGCCTCAAAATATTTACCTATTGCTTGGGCCCTAGTTTTAGAGTAAGAATTTTTTAGAGTAAGCTTCAAATTGCGTTTAAGGTTTGAAATGTTGGTTTCAAACCAGAGTTTCTAAATGGGGTTAAGACAAGGTTATGGTTTGtaatgagggtttcaagcatTTGTTATGGTTTGAAAGCCTTCCATGTTCATGAGCAGTACAAATATTCTGGACTTGTGTCTTTTCAGAGCGTAGCATGTTTTTTCTTGGACGCTTTCTCGTGTGTTCTGCTCGATTGAGATGTTGGTGTAAGGTTGGTTTCATTCTGGGAAGTGACTGCAGCACAGCGGGATATTGTCCATGCTGTCCGGGAAGTGCCACCGCAGCAGCTTTGGTGGCCAGTGTGTGCCTGTGCCCGCGCCCTTGGCCACGGAAGACATACGACGTGGTCTGAGGTTTGGAACGGACACAGCGCGGGACGCTTCTCAAATCCGggccaaaagaagaagaagaaaaaaactcaccgCACTCCGTTTCCGACGAGCTTGAGAGATCGGCCGCcgtctcctcctctccttcgtcttcctcttcctcctcctcatcctcctcgtcttcttcatcctcctcatcaATGTCTAGCTTCTCCTCTGTGTCTTCCTGCTCCTGCtgtgcctcctcctcctcctcctcctgctgctgctgctgctgctgctgctgcacctCCTCCTGGATGCTGTGAGCAACAGCCGGCTCTCCTCCCTGGCTAAGGGAGTAGTTGTGCTCCTCACTGCAGTGCTCCAGGAGCAAACCAGATGCCGGCACCTCCTTTTGATGGACCTCCTCCTGTGTCACCTGAGGTGGGAGTAAGGCCTGGCAACACAAATAAAgatttttcaaatcttaaaatTTGGCTTAATTTTCATATACTCCTGAATTTGAGGTAAGTCACTTAAGTAAAGTCCAAAGTCAAGTGAAGTCCTTCATTAGTTTCAGACAAATTGTTGACTTGCATCTGACTGTTGCCCCTCACCTGTGACTGGTACACCTCCACGGCGTTCTCCTTCCTCACTCCTCCGTCTTGTCCTCGTCCCGCGGCGACCGACTCGTCTTTGGTCATCCTCTCGGCCGGCTTGTCCTCCTCGCGGCTCCGCCCCCAGCGGCCCATGAGCACGGCGTCCTCGGAAGCCACGCCCAGGCCCAGCTTGGTGTACCGGGCCATCTCGTCCAGAGCCGATACGTCCCAGCGTTCGGCGTGCAGATCCTCGCACAGGCCGCCGTCGTCCACCAGGTCGCTGAGCAGCTCAAAGGGCCGTTTGCGGGGGGACGCCGGCGAGCCCAGCATGAGGAGAATGCTCTGGACCGGGGAAGAAAAGTGGGGTTTTAAAGCCAAGGTTACGgcttcaaaaaagggttttatattaactcattcattgtatcggtttctgttttgcagcaattagcattagttaagtttcaccattattcacaaacctgttgaaaacactgtcaaaaagagcttgttgcaacatggccctggctgatctcagtctgctgccacctactgcccgttttttgtaataactaccattgctttaagcgacctctttatgtcagaggctgtatcaaagccttctgtatgctctagcataaaaaaaaacatataaatgcttatttggggagtgaaggacaaaatattaactctttgactgacagacgttttcagaaaagggatgccgtgggtgccagccgatttaagcatttttgactaatctttcaaggtccacagaaaattatgtgtttggactatggaaacacacatactaccaaatgaaagattggactctcatctttcatcagaaaaaaaagtttgtttctaccttattctgtttttcagtaatcaacaatagaaaatggttagtttcacctctgttttgaaaaaaaacgtcttttaacgtctttggcactcctccataggattttactaaattttatttaacgtttttggcagtcaaagagttaaaaacattatttatacatttttgcgtttgaatgagttaagattacAAACCGGGTGTGTGTGggctttcaaattagagtttgaaACTCCGGTAAGGGTGTGAATTCGGGTGCTCACCTGGTCGTACTCTGTCCTGCCCCCTTGAGGTGACATGGCCATTGGGTAGGGGCTGAGTAGCGCCCGGTGGCCCCCATAGGCCTCGCCAAAAGCAGGCTCCATGCCATTCATACCCGGCTGAGGACGAGGAAGCACACAGATGAGGACCACATCCGGCAAAGAAGACCAGTGAAGAGGTGCTACTGACACCACTTTACCTGAGGCATTCCCAAGGCCTTGAATGGGCGTGGTCAGGTCGTAGTCACAAAAATCCCTTGTGGTCAGATGGACTGCAGAAATGTACAATATACACAAAATGCATTGTACAGTCggtcaattaaaacaaatttgtgGCAGGGGGTgaaaatttcccaaaaaaaaaaattgttttttttaatttaaaagattAAAATGGCTGATTCAAGCCAAAACGGTCATCTTTCCCTCGTCTATTCGGGAAGGGCCTTTTGTGGGTCTAATCATCTCAGACTGGTCTACCGATTATTCTTGTTGCTAGGTGACACTGGCTTTGGGGGCCGAATTTTGCATAACTATTGTTATTGTAGCTTACAAGGGGTACATGGCTTTACTGGATAACATTGAGAGGCTGAACTATGACTATTATTTGGAATATTGGAATATTTACCTCAGAATCACAGTCGAGACGGTCAAAAGTTTGACCCTTCTTCACATGACGCCTTATAGCTCGCtgtaaagaaaaacagaagacaCAGACAGGAAGTTAAAGTTTTTAAAGTATTCCttagtgattgtttttttctgtcaagaAGAACTGAGATGATCAAACCTTTGCGGGTGATATTTGTAGTGGTGAACATATCTGATTGGAAGCTTTTGGTATCAGGATCGAAAATAAACTTGGACTATTGTTATTACTATTTAGCTTAGGGGTATTTTATAGGGGGGACGAAGGTGACCCTGCTCGGGAAGTAGCACTTTCAAGAGGTCTAAGAACCTTTGAGGTGGGGTCTGCAGTGCTGAATTATATCTGACTGGAttcttccttgtttttttttttttttccagaaagaTCGAAAGTTTCTCTCCACAACTCTGGTTTGATTTTCACTGATACTCCATAAGGATTTGCTCGGGACTATTGTTAGTGTCCAATTAATACATTGGAATTATTCATTGGCTTAATAACAAGCAAACGGCACACTATGGACGGACTGTAGCGAACGTTTCCCCTTAACGCTGCCTGCCTGGCTCCACCCCCTGTGGCTGGGCTCCACCAATCGGATCGCGGCGGCTTGCCAAAAAGTGAGATTCCACCGCAAGGGAGGCGGCGGAGCAAAAAAGTGGTGTGATGATGAAACACAGAGTAATACAATGGCACaaaaacgcgcacacacaaacactcacagTAGCCCTAGCGCTCGCTACCTATCAACAATCCGGAAAAAAGCGGCTCCCGCTTGACCCGGTTGGGAGAATAATACCACAATGCTCGCTCTCCCTGGACTGAGCCGAagaatgaggaaatgaggaTGGGCAGGGCAGCAGTGATAGCGCCTTGTTGGCACGCCTCGTGGAAAAGTCACATTTGGCACACGCCGGCCGACAGCTACCGACACAAACACCCGAGACGGCAGTAATGGCGGCAAATTACGGACCTCGGGCTACATTCGGTGCAGCCCGCGACGCACTTACATTACAGCCGGCAATAATAATGAATCTGATGCGTTTATCAAGCTCAACTctcttcacaacaagcagcaattTGCAAACATTCTGCAAATGCTTTTTAGTGCCACTCGCAAAAGAGAGATACAATAACTTCAAGCATCcactagcttgatgctaacgtGCGTTCAacttgattaaaggtgaaacgaGTCCGTGAATAGTTTGAGTACCTtggttccaaaaaaataaaaacaattccagGCATTTTGTCTGTCTCAGGTAACTGCTTATTTAGTGTACACTGTCAGGAAGTAGAAGTCAAGTCAACCGCAGGAACAATACTTCAAGCTACGCAGGACAGTAACACGCCGTCAATGCTGTGAGGAAgttgacttcaaaataaacctcacCTTACCATATGGATATCAATGTCTTGGTAtgcatttgtttgatttttttatgttattccCGGAAGTATGTTGCGGTGTAACGGCTCAATCAACTCATGTCGTGTACATTACAAAACCCCACTGATAagaatcagtaaaaaaaaaaaaaaaagccaggttGTTTTCCACTTGTCTGGTTCCAGCACCCTTTGGTGGTAAGtgtattagtgcagtttaattttaattaggcatgttttggccacctatGTTTGTGACCCACACAAATGACCAGAAGAATGGAAACGTAAGCCATTCGAGTTCCTCCACAAACTGACTGGATCATGTTACAATCCCTACCAAATAACGTAACTATTACATTAGAATTTTCAGTTGGATATCTGAATagcaaaatattaaattgcTGCAGCTTTAAACTTTGCCATGTGGTGAGTCAACGTTGCTCACggcgtgttttttttagttgaatatgagtaaataaatggtcattttgctatcaaaaaccCGTTCTCagtcttttgttgttttatagtTTGAAgtgtcacaaaagcaaaaaacaatatttaaagtaaaaattacAATGAAATGTTCACAATAAGCTCAttgttttctccacttttttgacaaaaatcgctgtttttggcattttaagtcattaaatGAGGATATTTGACTTTATATATGAGTAAGTTAAATTGAGTTACAAACTTTGGTCAAAAACCAAAGTCAAGATAACGCTGCgcatttaattaatcaatatgaCCTAGCACACCCGCAACCCTAGGgaggataagcacaataaaaaaatgaatatgtgCTTTTGGAGGACCCTTTTGTGCTTGGAATGAAGGaacttttgtcaaaatgtagTTCCAGGGTCATTACtagggatataaaaaaaaaaactcgctaCTGTATCGGTGAATGATATCTAATTTTAATAGATGTCTGAAGTTGAGAGGTACTTTATTTCTAACTTGCTGAAAGTGTGTTAGCCTCTCGATCTCTAATTAAGAGGTTTAAAAATAGAACAAGAACATGTGCTTCACTCGTTTCTGTCCATTTCAAAAACAGCAGCTggaaaatttgaagaaaatccCGAGAGATGAGGGGAGAGTATTGATGGTTGATTTGACACGGAATGACCCAATCACACGAGTACACAAAATGTCTTCCTCTTACAGACACCCTGGTAGCATCGTCTGCGGTTAGCTTTTCTTTACTCAGTTCATCACACGCTGATGTGATTCTATTTTCTGTGAGGCAGCAGCCGGCTGGCTGATACAGGAGGCATGCGGAAGAAGCCGCCCGTTTGTTATGTGTACATTCACCATGGAGCAAAAGGTGCAAAGGTCTCCGAGCTCATAAACACAACAACCACGGCTTGTCAACAAGGTGTCAGCGCTAAGCTAAGATACGCCGCGTTGTCGACACGGTTGCTGCTTATGTAACCGCACACACCTTTACGACCGACAACATAGCAATTACACAACAATAactgctcacttttttttcttttttttttaagactgcgCTGCATTTGTTTCCTTGACACAGGCTGTGTTGGAAATAATTCACCCATTTCCTACTTCCAAATAACTATAAAGGATTTTTTACATTGTGATACTCTGAtcagtgaaatgaaaaatagtttCGGAACACTACTTGGGTCATTGCTGTTGCATTATTACAATATCAGCTGGTTTTGAACAaattacacatttgttcaaattacaaaaacatattgTTTTTAGGTGAGTAGGGCTGCggctattgatttatttatttatttttttagaatcaattactCAAACAATTGTCACATTGAttaaacattaaagaaaaaagattttgcATTCTTCAACAAAACGTGGATGTGCAGTGCAGATATTGTTGTTGTCCACCTGGGGTCACATCTCACATTCCACACTTTATCTGTGACTTTGTTAGTATATGGCTTTAAAAGGCCggggcctggtgagtgacgtgggagtcattcattaaaaaaaaagaaaaaagattttagCAAATCGTgacagattttttccccccactgctTATTGTGTCAGATGATTTTGTGGATTTTCATACAGGtaaattaatattgtttttgttgtaagaaaaaatgtctcatttcgcgcacaattttttttaaattcatgaatATTTTACAGGGAGCACGGCATTCAAACTCGTGCAAATGATCAGAATGGTACACCCAGCGTCTCACTTTGAGCCAAGAAAAACCCTGCTTTATGCCCATCGCTGTTGTTGTGAAATCGGAATTTTTGCATCTTATATGCAAAATAGTTGTATGTTTGATTAGAGTCCCTGGTCAATCGGAACTGCAGTGTTGTTTGATGCATAGATTACATTAGCTTCCTCATTGCTGGCACGTCCTCTAGTGTTGACCTAGTGGGGCTAAAATTCACATTCTGTGTTCAAAAGAGCTCAGTCGCTGGTTGTCAGGGTAACGCAAAGCCCAATTCTGTCCCCCTATTGTCCGCACACAAGGCTATAACGTTAACATCAAAGTAGACCGGGAAGTGCTGCTGGATGCACAGCTTAGCATAACAACATTAACCTCTCTGTGCTTTGACAAGAACAAGCAACAGCTGTAATATACTGAAGTACTAGCATGTTAaagctaagcagagctgcagtgttgcTGGATGCACAGAAGCTGCCAAAACATAGCCAAATGCAGTTAGCCTGTTTCCAAAAATGAGCAGAAAAATCGGCTTGAAATTTAAGTGTTTTAAAGAAGCCCTAAAGTCACACTGGCATTCGAGGCTCTGTCCTGGAATCAAAATTGTTTCGTCCATCCATTTGTGACTTTCCCCGTGAAGCAGGAAGTAATAGTGACAGCTACCAAAATAGACGCCTATTTTGGGAATCACTCCCAATAGACTATATAGCGCCCTATATAGCGAGTTAGCCAGTTTGTTGCGCCGTTCGATTGTGAAGTGATGTTAATCTGTTGTGAGTTTTCCAAAGCTTTTTAATGTGAACTCATTTTGCTGTAAACATATTTGTATTAACAATGAAATGCAGGAGCAATTGTGTAATCGTAAAGTCACAATAACATGATTTTCACAGTCAGAACGACGATGTCGCCAATGATGAAAATTTGTTGCACGCCCCTCTCCTAACCAGTCAAATAGGTTTAAAAATACTTCACACAAATGAGCAGACTACAGTAGAGGTCCTTGTACCACTAAATGGAAAGTTATGATTCCATACATGAATTAAGGCATAAATATGGTGTGGTAATGGACTCTTTTATGGCTATTACACTCCAAGTACTTTTGGGCCATGTGACCAGACAAAAAATTTAGCAGCAGGGGGCTCTTAAAAAAGGCTCTGTCATAAGGAAAGGCAGTTTGTTGAAGTGTGGATGGAGGGTAAATTCTAAAGAGAAAGTGAAAGGAGGGTTTGAATTGAAGCGAAGGGCTGAAGAGGGAGGCCTGTGTTGGTTGCAGCACAGCCGAGAGAGGCGCGCGCACGAGACGGGCAAAAAAAGTAGGAGGGACCGGCGTCTATGTTTGAAGGACAACCTGCCAAATTTAGGCGCCAAAATGTGCGAGAATCTACACTTTATCTTTAATAaagattaacattttaatatactgtaaatggctATATAACACAAATGTGTCACGAGTTACACCCCTTTCTGTGTCCTTGGGAGTTTCGGTCCTCCTGGAACCAGTGGCCCGGTTCACGGCCGCCGCTCGGACCGCaaatcacccccaccccccacccctccacaGGAAACACAAATCAAGCGGCGGTTGCGACAAGGCTAATGGGCCGTGACGGCGCCGTGTGCCCGCACAGCTGGAAGCCGGAGAAGCTGCAACCAGAAGCCGCGGAGCGGGAGGACGAGAGCAGTCCGGCCCCGCGGAGGTGGCAGACAGCCGGCTGACCGACCGCGGGTCCGGCGTGGCGCCGGGGAGCCGTACGCTATTCACCCACCAACATTTTCACTCCAGTTTGTACGTTATTCAACAAGCACTGTGGTAATAATACTGAATAAGTCTTACCGAGAAGCGGCGGAGCTGGCAGACAATAAAATTGGGCCCGCAGTTGGCACTGCCACCGGATGTCCAACATAAATTGTTAATACGACCCATTTGGAAGCGCCCACTTTCCACGAGCGGCACATCTTTAGGTTTAGGTTAgtgttaaacataaaaaaaagaaaggaaagtataGTATAATGCAAAGTAAGGACTGTACAAGTTGGACTGATGTGTGTCCACCTGCCGCCGAGGCCCGGAGCACGAACACGGCTACCATTTAGCAACTATAAGACCCACCCCCCTTCCCTCCAAAAACTGACCACAATGCAACTAAAAGCAGCTTTCGCCACTTTGtaaacacaatttaatgtttCAAATGGCACAACAAGGACTCGCAGAtaacttttaaataaataataaatgtgcaACTTGTCTTGGTGAACGCATAAGTGTCTCGTCTACAGCCATTTTCTTATGTGTACAAACAAGACCATTTATAACTATTTAAGTGTCTTGTGAGAttattaaaatacttaaaaataataataataataatgataaagtggatgtttgtgtgtttgaacGGTAATGGGGGTGTGCGACGCCAGGCGAGGTGGGCGAGGTAGGCTTTACCTCTCCGTGTCCTCGGATGTCCCCCTCGCGGGAGTGAAGCGAAGGCTCCTCCGGACCCCGgataagaaacaaaaatgtccGCCTTGGTGTGCGGCCCTTTGCGTGgtgctttttggggggaaggCGCGCAACGTCTACCGCGTGACGGCGGTGGTGGAGTAGGCCGACCTCCTTGGACACTGCTCGGCCGGGAAGTCCCGCTCCGAGCCCGGTGGAGGGTGGTTAGTTTACGCCGAGCTTCGCCTCGCTGTACGGCGGATCCAGTGGAAACAGACGACGGATGTGTGGCTGGTGGACACCCCCCTCCTCGTAGTCGTCGTGTTGTCTCCCGGGCCTCGATTGGTGGTGGCGGGGGACAAGGGGCGGGAGAGCCGCGCACCCCCGCCGGCTCGCGACATGGTGCCGTCCGGCTCCGCGGCGGACATGACACAGCCGCGAATCGTACATAAACGCGGATGAAATCAATAGTTTTTCACTGTTGGTTCATGTAGATCGGAAGTGGTTCAActttaaacacaatttttggGTTGTAGTGGGTTGTTTGCTTTACAGAAGGGGGCCGACCAGCTCCGCTTCACCGTGGTGAGCGCCCAAACTTCCTCTTTCACAATAAAAGTCAGCCTATTTGAACAATTTGGTGTTGCGTCGACTGCACGCATATGCGACTACTTTCGGATGTGGTAATATTACTAGCTTGACTAAATTGGAATCACGTGACAGCGGAAGTGGCGTGTGTTTACAAACGCAGAGTTACCCGAGGGGGCGGAGTGACGCGATCGCGTTTAAGGACACAGAGCCAGCAGATGTGAACCCGTTGAACCCGATGCCTCTCCGAGATACTTGAATGCTAAACCACCGCTGGAAGAACcccgcaaacaaaaacaatcgaTATACAACACTGCCAAAGAGTGTtattgatacataaaataagaaTTGGCAGCCTGAGGGAGAAAAATACGCATCAATGGCTAGCTACTCCCTGGCGATGAATAcaatcatccatctatctaggCCACCTCCTATAGATGCATGCATAAGTAAATATGTCTTTTTTGGGAGGGTTGGCGCATCGGGACATCATGGCCTATTTATGAATATTACAGAAGGATAATCTGTGTATTTATACCATTTAAATCCCacatgcgcgtgtgtgtatttattttcattcatgtgTTGAAATCATATGTGGGTTGAGGCTTATAAAGCTCAAAGTCAGCACAATAACATCATTTTTGGAGGATTTTAAGTTAGCTTCGTGAATATgtgtagtgtatttttttcacaataaaaatcGGACCAtacaaaaatcatatttttctaagaatCACTTTTTTTAACTAACTACTTTTAAAACTAGGTTGTATTCTGAGAATAACGTTTTTTCAGGTTTggttaggaaaaaaagaaagaaaggaaaatagttggacattcttttttttttattttttttttaaagaaagtcacTTGTCAACCTTGTCTTCCCATTGTCACAGTAACCAGATGTGTCACCCAGAAGTATTTGGATAGGTGTTTACAATGTCCAGATAGAGTGCATACAGAGCGTATTCAAAGTGTGCAACACCTGTGAGTTTCAagttgttctatttttaataaaatcacaaaaataacaaCTTCAAGTTGTCATTATGCAATGCTATGTGTAGAATttgacctacaaaaaaaattaaaataaactaatCATGCCATTTTGGAGTACAGCTAACCCAAActgtggaaaaagtgaagcgCCATGAATACTTTCCTGATGCGCTGTACTTTTTGAGCTCAGCCACCTCAAATGGCTGAAACTCCAAAATCCTAAGCAATGTATTGTTGTGAAACGTCTTAAATTAAAGCTGAAAAAGTCTACATTTAATCACGTGTTGTTTCAACTTTCAACGGATTCTGGGACAAGTTATTGTTTTATTCTTTCACTTCTTCACAGACATAACAGCAGTATTAATAATACAAGGTCACAATGACAATTAGAGCTGCGTTGGACGctgttgttgccatggtgactgctcacacgcagacacacaaacacacaattgaTGAGATTACGAGCGAACATTAAAAGCAGGAAGCATGGAATGTTATCCAAAGTGTTTATGGGCTGTCGAGTGCATGGAAATGTGGAGCGCTACAACTTGGAATGTTTCCATGGTTAGTTTCCCGAACCCAAAAAACATGAGTGTGGACAAAGTGACCTTTAATTACACTACCTCGAAATTTGACACCATGCCCGCTTCGGGGAAAAAAGCATCCCAATCTATTGTCGTCCATCTGTCTGCCTGCCAGTTGTCTAGTAGGAGCAAAGTCCAAGCCAtggaatttgccccaaaatggctgcttcaagcCAAAATAGCTGTTCAATTTCAGGTGTGGGTCTTTTGAGACCATTTTGTGTCTACTACTATGATAGACAAGAGCAACCATTTTCATGCCGTCTAGCTAAAGGCGCTActgatacttttgttttttatattgagTCATCCAACTTTGCTACCACGCTATGCCCACACGCAATGatgaaaatgcaatttaaaaaaaaaaataaaaaaattaagtgttgTCTGTGTAGTACATGTGGTTCCAATTTGACAGCAATTGTACAAAATATGTACAATTAGTTTGTATTCTAAGGAAAAATGAGCAAATCAAGAAGAATGgcgccaaaatggccgactgccTGTGTGTTTTGTAGTCATGGCGTCTTGAGACTTTGTTGTGGGTCTACATATGATGATTATGCCTAACAAATTTTATGTTGCCAAGTCAAACTGGAATTGAGTGCTGAACTTCAATTTTTTGGTAGATTGACTTATCCAACATTGTTGATATACTCTGTGGaggattttgactttaaagcaCCTTGGAAAATGGCCACTGGGACTCAaatgatttattgattttttttttttttaccatattaGAGTTTATGCTTTTGGCGAGTTATGCACCGACGAAAACAAAGTTTTTGCAATTTAGTGTGACCCGCGTATCTAATAGATAGATGT of the Vanacampus margaritifer isolate UIUO_Vmar chromosome 7, RoL_Vmar_1.0, whole genome shotgun sequence genome contains:
- the LOC144055337 gene encoding uncharacterized protein LOC144055337, with the translated sequence MPQPGMNGMEPAFGEAYGGHRALLSPYPMAMSPQGGRTEYDQSILLMLGSPASPRKRPFELLSDLVDDGGLCEDLHAERWDVSALDEMARYTKLGLGVASEDAVLMGRWGRSREEDKPAERMTKDESVAAGRGQDGGVRKENAVEVYQSQALLPPQVTQEEVHQKEVPASGLLLEHCSEEHNYSLSQGGEPAVAHSIQEEVQQQQQQQQQEEEEEEAQQEQEDTEEKLDIDEEDEEDEEDEEEEEEDEGEEETAADLSSSSETECEVEAEPARPPSERPSKRRCFWEYRRSRESAAKKKMCGGGGGGGGDWSLSWSSSTLPSTLYRRQGKKGRRKARKTDASDLTPNPQKLHNIGEQLQKLNAAIDSMGPVNDLPALARARSRKEKNKLASRACRLKKKAQHEANKIKLWGLNQEYENLLGALLRIKELIRQKVESSEEEDADERGMTRRLEDILAQSSGPLVAGRTKDFVQRILAASGGSSQHKEPPQEVAH